From the Lactuca sativa cultivar Salinas chromosome 9, Lsat_Salinas_v11, whole genome shotgun sequence genome, the window CAACACTAGAgtacttccttcttcttcttttcttcctcCCACAAGCTAGGAATGAACCCAAATGACAAATGATCTTATTGAGAGGTAAGATTATGATTTTTGGAGGCTTAGAGAGTGATAAATGTTGAGGGTGAGAAACCCTAGCCCTCTCATTCCGTTAAATACCGAAAACTTATGGTTTTTGGTCGTCAGCCACCTTTACGTCGTGAGCACTATACTGCTCATGTCGTGGACTTTGAAATGATGCACGTGTCCGGATTAATCCTCACGGCGTAGAAAGGCAATCTTCACGTCATGAGCAGAGCAACCACTGAAACTTATAACTTCGCACTATTAAAGATAATACATACCTGGTCCGGGTGTTACACGTGTTATAGAAGTTGAGATAATATCCAGAAATATAGAAAATCGTATTTTAATTCCAAAAATGTATTTGACGACTTCGGATAAAAGGATTTCGTAGAAGTCAATTTCCGTTTTTGTATGTTTTACGATGAAAATAAACAAGCGTCGTTATTGAAGGTGATGTTGTTTTTAAGACATCCCACGTTCACTTATTATATATTGTATTGTCTACAGTTAAAAGCATCAAatgaattaaaaatattaatttagaGAACGATGATAAACTTAACAATATAACATCTAATGTtgtattaaaaaaattgaaatttgtgATCATATTTTTTATTACTATAGATTGAATATCTTACTTATTTATAatttaatttgtatttatttcaaaattttaatttaaaaaatgctTAACGTTTACAACAAgacatttaacttttttttaaacaacttatataatatataattatataggtCTCACACctaataatataataaacaatatattaaaatGGATGATTATCATTCCCTTGttaaatttagttattttattggAATATGTATGGAACAAAATACATATGAATGGAAGGAATTTAATTAATAATGATAAAAATACCAATAAAACAATATCTGTCCTCTCAAGTCTCTCTGCATTTTGGACATTATTTAAAAAGTTTGCCAAAATAAATCATTTGTCATTTTTACTAATAGAGGAaaatataataaaagaaaaaaactatTTTGTAACTAATATTTCTTACAACAAATCGTAAACTTTATCGATATTAAAATTTCTTCAAAAGTAAATAAACAGTTACACTACATATTTCTAATGCATTTGATATTcacaaatcattttttttaaacgaACGCATTTTTGTTTATCATTCAAAGTTAATTCATTTATTTATATGTAACCAAGAAAACCATCCCGAAATGGCGGGAATGAAAAACAAGAAATTAGAAGGAATGGCATTCCCTTTCATATTCTTTCATTCCAAATCGACACCAAGTTCTAATGATGGATTTAGTTGGTAATAGTATATAATATGAACTCAATATATAAATCTATAATCAAAGTTGCTTCAAATTGTTTACACTTTAGAATTTAGATCATTTTAAAACCATGACTATCAACTTTCCCTCCAAAACTTCGTCCATTTGTTCAATTAACGGTTAACAACTTAATATAGGTCAAAAattaaatatacaaaaaataaagaATATGGTCTACATTTAAATGGATAAGGCCATGCTATCAAATGAATTTTCTATTAGAAAACAAATAAGTATATTGTAATTAATCTGCACCAAATTTTCAAAACTTTATCCATTCCATTAAACCAACACTAAGAAGTAAAACATATGTCCACGTCATATACAAATTGTTTTGTTAAACCCTATATCATCTAACAATCAACATCTACATGCAAATCAATCAAGAAGTATCAAGAACCCTAATCTTTTCTTGCAAAAGAGTACCATATATAGATCATAAGATTGCGAAATCAAATCTAAATCAGTTCGTAATCCCAGAAATCAAGATCCTAccgatctcaaaactcaagaAAGCATCGATGCATGCATATTCTACCTGCGCCGGAGACAGCCGTCGATTATCCCATCTGCTTTTCGAAACAATCTTCTGCTTGATCAACTCCTTCCCAAGGACGATTCTTGTTAATCCTTTCAATCCAACATTCCCAAGATCCGGCCGATTGTACTTCTCCGTAACCAACGCCCTTAAGTCCATCGTCCTCCCAACGTCGAGGTTGTAATCGtccttcagcttcttgacgtCATCCTCGATGCCAGCGCCGACGAAGGTGTAGGAAGGATTGAGGAGGAAGTCTCTGAGCAATGGGGTTGTAGGGGAGTGGATGATTTGAAAAATCAGGCAGCGGTGTCCAACGCAGAGTTGGAGGGTGGCGACAGGGTTTACGTTATTCCGACGGTTAGGACGCCACTCAATATAGAGGCCGACGACGAGGGAGTGGAGACGGCGGCGGTGGATGCGTTCGATGTCGTTGATCCAGAAGTCGACGTAGGATGTTTTGGCTGTGACTAAGGTCAAAATGGTATCTTCGAAGAATGTGACGTCGTAGTAGTCGTGGTCATCGTCGGGAACTTTGTGATCGAAAATGCTCATCGACGTCATTGCGGTGGTGGTTATGGCTTCTGTGGAGGCGCTTGGTTGTGTGAGAGAGTCGTAGACGGTTGAAGGAAATGGAAGCGGACTGGAGCTTTTATAGAAAGATGCGAGGTGGTTTAACCCATTTGAAGAAAGAATTTTCGCTTAATCCATTCGCGCGTGGTAGTTTGTTATATTCATGTAAAATATTACACTTTATATCCTcctaaatataagtattttctttATAGGCTACTGCTTTCTACACACCTTACGGCACACACCAACCTAGTTTTAGGTATAaagttttagagtaaattacatgaatggtccctatggtttagtgtaatttacgtgtttggtccctaacttatttttttaactcgaaaggtccaTATTGtctgtttttgttacgcgcttgatccctgtcttacctaaaaaaactatttttcccttgattttttaatttatttaaataaacacatccCAACCCCACCctatcaccttaccttacctatcttatcatttaaataatagtctttttaggtaagaaaaggatcaagtgcgtaacaaaaacaaacagtagggaccaaacacgtaacaaaaacaaacagtagggactttccgagttaaaaaaataagttaaggaccaagcgtaaaaattaccccaaaccatagggaccattcgtgtaatttactcaaagttTTATGAAATCTAAACTATAGACAAATACCTAGTTTTAGGTATAAAGTTTTatgaaagggaaaatgacttattaaggtaattaacttttcggtatgttTACATTTagataactattttttttgtacgCATCTAGGTAataaacttgttggaagtgttcacatatgaccattatgacctgccATAAAaggtagggatgagcatatggactgGGGAACCGGCGAGAACCGATACCagaaccggaacccgatggaatCGGTCGGGCTGGGACCAGGACGTTATTTTTGTGAATTTTTGGAACCGGAAACCGATAGAAACCGGAACCAGTAGAAtcggcaaaaaccggaaccgtatgatgctatttttcgaggaccggtttcaacatttgaagacacgacaagaaccggtagaaTCGCTGGCCCgcttcggttcttgattttggccaatgccggttcccggttccggccgtttcggtccttttgctcatccctaataGCAGGTTAAATCTTAGATGTGAACACTTTCaataagttcgttacctagatgtgtacacaAAATAGTTAccaaaatataaacaaaacaaaaagtaaaagtaaattacacgaatggtccttgtggtttgggggaatttgtgtttttggtccctaacttatttttgtaACTTGGATGGTCcttattgtttatttttgttgcgtgtttggtccctgtcttacctaaaaagactattgtgcccttattaatttatttttttaattatttttattatttatgtattaaatTAATAGACCCCATATATTTGTATCTACTCAGATGATCCCTATTGTTTAATTTTGTTATgagcttggtccctgtcttacctaaaaagattattgtgcccttattaatttacttttttaattaattttcttattatatatttattctttatatatacaaGAAAAATTAGTAGACCCCACATATCTGTATCTCATCATCATCCCATCTCTCATCCTCATCAACTTCTATTTATTGTCCATCTTTAGTGATATCGACGTCTTTATCATCATTTCTTTTTTTGGTCCTTGGTTCGCCAGAGTTGAAGTACCACAAAAAATGATGGTGAAGACGCCGTAcactaaagatggaaaagaaataGAAGTTGAGGAGGATGAGAGATGAGACGGTGACCGGTAAGACccaaattaaatttctcaaatgtggtttcaggttTACGGTGAGGAGATAAAGATATGTaggttcttttaattttttttaaatatataaaaaataaatacattaataaaaaaattaatcaaaaaataaattaataagggcacaatagtctttttaggtaagactgGACCAAATAACTAAAATAAACAGTAGGGGTCATCcgaattaaatttctcaaatgtggtttgAGGTTTTTAGTGAAGAGATACAtatatgtggggtctattaactgtttttaaatatatatatatatatatatatatatatatatatatatatatatatatatatatatatatatatataactaaatacttaaatatgaaaattaaataaaaataaattaattaaggcACAATAGTCCTTTTACGTAAGATAGGGATGAAATGCGCAACAAAAATAATCAGTAAAGAtaatccgagttaaaaaaatgagttagggaccaaaaacacaagctctcccaaaccatagggaccattggtgtaatttatttttacttttcgttttgttcatatttggataactattttttttgtacacatctaagtAACGAACTTGTTGAATGTGTTCACATGTAGGATTTAACttgctatagcaggtcataatggtcatatgtgaacacttccaacaagtttgttacctagatgtgtacaaaaaagatagttacctagATGTGAACAtatcgaaaagttaattaccttaataagtcattttcccttttatGAAATCTAAACTATAGACAAAATTTGATTGGGAGTGACTTTTAATTTGCTATacgctttattttataaaatttgtatcttacatttttttttaccatttacCCATTTCTTTTAATATcataattccccccccccccccttcctctctctctctctctctccccactATTATAACTATTttttacataaataaataaatttatttttcaattgaaacatataaaataaaattttaatcaaatttaaatatttataaaagttttGATAGTCGTGACATATCATACTTAGGGAAGATTAAGATTTTATTGATGTCTTTATATATTTATTGGCTTCTTCGGAGTGAAGGTTGTTTCAGTACTGTTTTTAAAAATGGACTGCCCCGCAGCTATGGCCTTCGTGATTGGCTGTTCTTGCCGAGCACTCGTCACTCCGGAGGCAAACGCCTCCCTCGGGCATTGGGTGCTTCCTGAGCCTTCTCACTAGCCTCACATGGCAGAAGAGGTTCCCCTCCAAGAGGGCCTGTGGGACCATCTTGTAGCAACCCGAAGCTCTCCGCCAGTGGATCTGGAGGTTAAGTAGCTGCTTATGGGCGACCAACAGCGGCTGTATCAAGATGTCAATCTTAGATCTTATTTCGGTTCGATACGTCCACCTACTAGACTCACCTTTGGCTTTCGTCTCGGTAGGTGTATTATTATACATTTTCCCAAAAGAACATTCATTCATTTCTTTCTTCCCCGTCGACCACGACGACAAAAACGACGCGAAAAATCCATACCCGGAAAGGGGAAGGGCCAGTGGTGGGCATTTGGGAAAGTCGGGCCGATCGAGTGTCTTCATTCAAGTGACAGTACAGAAgaaaaatgtaattgacatttgatgattaaataaaagttgttgtttgttTATGAGTAAGGTGATACTATCTTGTGTTAATCGTTTAGTATtgtttcaactttgcatgttttactttccagaataattactttattcaaactgtccacagtcaatcatactttggaagtaggtatgaatcaagactgacatgaattgggcttgtagatgtgtaaggttttagacatagaaaaagttgctacaacattcatgagtgctcataagtcctgcgtattggattaaacccacgctcacttgtatcacttcatggaatttatctcgagtgatcgtgagactgtaatatcatataagtcttaaaacctagagatatgagtcggttgtacattgattgcacgaaaacgcatcaataacttgatgttataaaacgtgcctttgtgtatgattcaataactagttag encodes:
- the LOC111901661 gene encoding uncharacterized protein LOC111901661, which gives rise to MTSMSIFDHKVPDDDHDYYDVTFFEDTILTLVTAKTSYVDFWINDIERIHRRRLHSLVVGLYIEWRPNRRNNVNPVATLQLCVGHRCLIFQIIHSPTTPLLRDFLLNPSYTFVGAGIEDDVKKLKDDYNLDVGRTMDLRALVTEKYNRPDLGNVGLKGLTRIVLGKELIKQKIVSKSRWDNRRLSPAQVEYACIDAFLSFEIGRILISGITN